The following proteins are encoded in a genomic region of Dokdonia donghaensis DSW-1:
- a CDS encoding ThuA domain-containing protein produces the protein MKNLYLAALTFMSIIVIGCGEQGQTEKQEEMQPKKLRALVIDGQNNHGVWPKTSVMMKSYFEETGLFIVDLHRAKYLYQGPHHGTVDGINHDSITKLVDLYRWEDYRVHTSTDTITPDASFNPQFNKYDVVISNFGMDSSEWTDEVKSNFEQYMASGGGLVVVHAANNSFGDWEAYNKMIGVGGWGHRDLTKGKQIYYNENDEQVIAPVNGEESSHGPEVEFLITTRAPEHPIMKDLPAEWLHTKDELYDRLRGPAENVTVLATAYSDVEGNAQPWAPENKGSGRSEPLLMTINYKEGRVFHTALGHMDYSMEGVGFITTLQRGAEWAATGKVTQEAPKDFPTKKSAKMRSYNSL, from the coding sequence ATGAAAAATCTCTATCTAGCAGCACTCACTTTTATGTCCATTATAGTAATAGGATGTGGAGAGCAAGGTCAAACAGAAAAGCAAGAAGAGATGCAGCCCAAAAAGTTGCGTGCACTCGTAATAGATGGTCAGAATAATCACGGAGTATGGCCTAAAACTTCGGTGATGATGAAATCTTACTTTGAAGAAACAGGCCTATTTATAGTAGACCTTCATCGTGCAAAATACTTGTATCAAGGGCCACACCACGGCACTGTAGATGGTATTAATCACGATAGTATAACAAAGCTGGTAGATCTATATAGATGGGAAGATTATAGAGTACATACCTCTACAGACACCATTACGCCAGACGCTAGTTTTAATCCACAATTTAATAAGTATGATGTGGTTATTTCAAATTTTGGGATGGACTCAAGCGAGTGGACAGATGAGGTAAAATCTAATTTTGAGCAGTATATGGCAAGCGGTGGAGGACTGGTAGTTGTACACGCGGCAAATAATTCCTTTGGAGACTGGGAGGCATATAACAAGATGATAGGTGTAGGTGGCTGGGGTCATCGTGACCTTACCAAAGGAAAACAGATCTATTATAATGAAAATGATGAGCAAGTTATTGCTCCTGTAAACGGTGAGGAATCTTCTCACGGTCCAGAGGTTGAGTTTTTAATTACGACCAGAGCACCAGAGCATCCTATTATGAAAGATCTACCTGCGGAGTGGTTACATACTAAAGACGAGTTATATGACCGCTTGCGTGGTCCGGCCGAGAATGTAACGGTGCTAGCTACTGCATACTCAGATGTAGAAGGTAATGCGCAACCGTGGGCACCAGAAAATAAGGGGTCTGGGCGTTCAGAGCCGTTACTTATGACTATAAACTATAAGGAGGGTCGCGTGTTTCATACAGCGCTAGGACATATGGATTACTCTATGGAGGGTGTTGGGTTTATTACAACACTACAAAGAGGAGCAGAGTGGGCAGCTACAGGGAAGGTAACCCAAGAGGCGCCAAAAGATTTTCCAACAAAAAAGAGCGCAAAAATGCGCTCTTATAATTCTTTATAA